One Trichoderma asperellum chromosome 5, complete sequence genomic region harbors:
- a CDS encoding uncharacterized protein (TransMembrane:6 (i35-58o78-102i114-135o164-182i194-216o236-259i)~EggNog:ENOG41) → MDPSYDPTKETVSLLLRSGVAKAKLSWTDLLLKSFLAGAFLSFGALFSLLVAGGASSLRAANPSLVTLISSFTFPTGFVILVFVNTELFTANVFVLILTTFARKTSLWDLLQNLVLSYVMNLAGCLFVAGFLCWWTDTLNTNALQSFAVTQAEARVNAQWSANFLRGVGCNWLVGLAIFLSISAQDKVSKIYAIWIPIWTFVALGYQHCIANFFLVPVGMFYGTNFGVGKFIYQSVIPVTLGDIVGGAVLDGFFIWLLYGKKIIKRNLDECSSSSRNGLPS, encoded by the coding sequence ATGGATCCCAGCTATGATCCGACTAAAGAAACGGTTTCTCTACTCCTTAGGTCTGGTGTAGCAAAAGCTAAGCTGTCATGGACCGACTTGCTCCTGAAGTCGTTTCTTGCTGGtgcctttctttccttcggTGCCCTTTTCAGCCTACTTGTTGCTGGAGGGGCTTCATCTCTACGCGCAGCCAACCCGTCTCTCGTTACGCTTATCTCAAGCTTTACCTTCCCAACGGGCTTCGTTATTCTCGTATTTGTCAATACTGAGTTGTTTACCGCCAATGTCTTTGTGTTAATCTTGACCACATTTGCACGGAAGACCAGTCTCTGGGATCTATTGCAAAATCTCGTCTTATCGTATGTCATGAATCTGGCTGGCTGTCTGTTCGTGGCTGGTTTTTTATGCTGGTGGACAGATACCCTGAACACCAACGCGCTTCAAAGCTTTGCAGTCACTCAAGCAGAGGCTCGGGTCAACGCGCAGTGGTCCGCGAATTTTCTCCGAGGTGTTGGTTGTAACTGGCTTGTGGGCTTGGCAATTTTCCTTTCCATCTCAGCACAAGACAAGGTCTCCAAGATTTACGCAATTTGGATTCCCATTTGGACATTTGTGGCCTTGGGTTACCAGCACTGCATTGCTAACTTCTTCCTGGTCCCAGTTGGAATGTTTTATGGCACAAACTTTGGGGTTGGAAAATTCATTTATCAGAGTGTGATTCCCGTTACCCTAGGCGACATAGTTGGCGGCGCTGTTCTGGACGGATTCTTTATCTGGTTACTATACGGCAAAAAGATTATCAAAAGGAATCTCGATGAATGTTCTTCTAGTAGCCGCAACGGCCTACCGTCTTAA
- a CDS encoding uncharacterized protein (EggNog:ENOG41) has translation MGGGNQIKSVAVIGAGAAGAITAAALKAEEVFDVIRVFERRESAGGTWIYDAAVQPSLLGRPGATPSELDPPLAIPKTLPAVLPPNKQERFSKTPIYDSLTTNVPEIAMSFSDCRFAYGPFAPHHIPRQYIENYFALHKTDSFLELNTTVEDVLKVKHRLNNGANQWKLTLRKYDALQDADVWWEETFDAVVLANGHYSVPTIPNVKGLNEYIEKFPGRVVHSKTYRSASSYKSQRVLVIGNSASGTDLSRELVSTAQHPVYQSRRSKAWWEGDLPSKGIEWKPVISEYLPNGRILFEDGTYLDDIDTVIYCTGYKPSYPFWDAEKNGQPLWDDKKGKLVKSYWHTFFQDFPNLGIVGLPRVLTFRSFEYQAIALARLFANRNPVPLPPLIEQQAWEEEREKERLRDHRKFHDITWDNGETHEWLQGFFKWSGLATLNGQGRTPPPLTKEMVWAIDNLKKYKPEGEEDASDISDFSEIYEWIVLAHRKRDVLGFI, from the exons ATGGGAGGAGggaatcaaatcaaatccgTTGCTGTCATCGGGGCTGGAGCTGCAG GAGCGATAACGGCGGCAGCTTTGAAAGCCGAAGAAGTGTTTGATGTGATTCGTGTttttgagagaagagaaagcgcAGGAGGAACATG GATATACGATGCTGCGGTTCAGCCCAGTCTGCTGGGGCGGCCAGGAGCAACACCATCTGAACTAGACCCTCCTCTGGCAATTCCTAAAACCCTCCCTGCCGTCCTCCCCCCAAATAAACAGGAGCGGTTTTCCAAAACGCCTATCTATGATTCCTTGAC AACAAACGTACCTGAAATTGCCATGTCATTTTCAGATTGTCGTTTTGCATATGGACCGTTTGCTCCACATCACATTCCGCGTCAATATATAGAGAATTACTTTGCACTACACAAGACAGATTCATTCTTGGAGCTCAACACCACGGTTGAAGACGTCTTGAAGGTTAAACACCGCTTAAATAATGGCGCCAATCAGTGGAAATTGACTCTAAGAAAATACGATGCCCTTCAAGACGCCGATGTCTGGTGGGAAGAAACATTTGACGCCGTGGTTCTGGCAAATGGCCACTATTCTGTGCCAACA ATTCCAAACGTCAAGGGCTTGAATGAATACATTGAAAAATTCCCTGGTCGTGTAGTCCACTCTAAAACATATAGATCGGCCAGCAGCTACAAGTCTCAGAGGGTGCTTGTGATTGGCAACTCTGCCTCGGGAACGGATCTAAGTCGAGAATTGGTGTCGACTGCTCAGCATCCCGTTTACCAATCTAGAAGGTCGAAAGCGTGGTGGGAGGGAGATTTACCGTCCAAAGGAATTGAGTGGAAGCCTGTTATATCTGAGTACTTGCCTAATGGCAGAATTCTCTTCGAAGACGGCACGTACTTGGACGATATTGATACAGTGATATACTGTACTGGTTATAAGCCATCATATCCCTTCTGGGACGCCGAGAAGAATGGGCAGCCTCTGTGGGACGACAAGAAAGGAAAACTGGTCAAGAGCTATTGGCACACCTTCTTCCAGGATTTCCCAAATCTGGGTATCGTGGGACTGCCCCGCGTGTTAACATTCCGAAGTTTCGAATATCAAGCCATTGCCCTCGCTCGCCTATTTGCCAATCGCAACCCAGTCCCGCTTCCGCCATTAATCGAACAGCAAgcctgggaagaagaaagagagaaggagaggctCCGAGATCATCGCAAATTTCATGACATCACATGGGATAACGGCGAAACCCATGAATGGCTACAGGGGTTCTTCAAATGGTCTGGCCTGGCTACTTTGAACGGACAGGGAAGAACTCCGCCGCCGCTCACAAAGGAGATGGTCTGGGCGATAGATAATCTCAAGAAGTACAAAcctgagggagaagaggatgccaGCGATATTAGCGATTTCTCAGAAATTTACGAATGGATTGTATTGGCACACAGGAAGCGCGATGTTCTTGGATTTATTTAA